The Desmonostoc muscorum LEGE 12446 genome includes a region encoding these proteins:
- a CDS encoding CHAT domain-containing protein, which translates to MRDCKLSLTALLTLILTISQPIANLPPLFQASQVLAQTPAERKVEADRLSQQGLEQYKISQFEAALQSWQQALIIYREIKDRKGEGKTLGRLGVIYDYRGDYTKAIEYQQQSLAIAREINDRSIEGAALGNLGLAYDAKGDYDKAIEYHSLSLAIAREIKDRKGEGESLGNLGIAYDSLGDYAKAIEYQQQRLVIAREIKDRKGEGAALGNLGSAYYSLGDYAKAIEYQQQRLAIAREIKYRLGEGAALGNLGNAYYSLGDYAKAIEYHQQHLAIAREIKYRLGEGAALGNLGNAYNSLGDYVKAIDYQQQSLDIAREIKDRLGEGQSLGNLGAAYNSLGDYAKAIEYHEQYLAIAREIKYRLGEGGALSNLGIAYFSLGNYTKAIDYQQQRLAIAREIKDRLGEGQSLGNLGNAYHSLGDYAKAIEYHEQSLDIAREIKDRLGEGQSLGNLGNAYDSLGDYAKAIEYHEQYLAIAREIKYRLGEGAALGNLGNAYYSLGDYAKAIEYYQKSLAIAREIKDRKGEGTSLGNLGGAYNSLGDYAKAIEYHEQYLAIAREIKYPLGERYALSNLGITYYSLGDYAKAIDYQQKTLAIAREIKDRLGEGQSLNNLGPAYQKSGNLPEAEKTLRAGIEVWESLRGRLGKNDSYKVSIFEQQARTYRILQEILIAQNKIKEALEISERGRSRAFVELLTSRLSDKNTSQIPEKPTVALLQQIAKQQNSTLVEYSIIYNYFKNQGKQETQESELYIWVIKPTGEVTFRKADLKTLWQKENTTLAKLVTTSRNSIGARGTAFRGIDVTYNPNAPKAKNNLKRLHELLINPIGDLLPKNSSDRVIFIPQGALFLVPFAALQDADGKYLIEKHTLLTSPSIQVLDLTRKQKQQTGTKPIEGKDTLIVGNPIMPFVAPKIGETPQQLIPLPGAEQEANAISKLLKTEPLIGKKATETTVVQRLPKARFVHLATHGLFDDIQGLNSGIALTPSGKDDGLLTASEILDLKLNAELVVLSACDTGRGRLTGDGVIGLSRSLISAGVPSVLVSLWSVPDAPTALLMTEFYQNIQKTPDKAQALRQAMLTTMKNNPNPVDWAAFTLIGEAE; encoded by the coding sequence ATGCGCGATTGCAAACTTAGTTTAACCGCATTGCTCACTCTCATCTTGACTATTTCACAACCCATCGCCAATTTGCCTCCACTATTCCAAGCGTCGCAAGTATTGGCGCAAACGCCAGCAGAACGGAAAGTAGAAGCAGACCGATTGTCGCAGCAAGGTCTTGAGCAGTATAAAATTAGCCAATTTGAAGCCGCGTTACAGTCTTGGCAACAAGCACTTATTATTTATCGAGAAATCAAAGACCGTAAAGGAGAGGGAAAAACTCTAGGCCGTCTGGGAGTTATTTACGATTACCGGGGAGACTACACCAAAGCCATTGAGTACCAGCAGCAGAGTTTGGCGATCGCTCGTGAAATCAATGACCGTTCAATTGAGGGTGCCGCTCTAGGCAATCTGGGACTTGCTTACGATGCAAAAGGAGACTACGACAAAGCCATTGAGTACCACTCCTTAAGTTTAGCGATCGCTCGTGAAATCAAAGACCGTAAAGGGGAAGGAGAATCTCTGGGCAATCTGGGAATTGCTTACGATTCCCTGGGAGACTACGCCAAAGCCATTGAGTACCAGCAGCAGAGATTAGTGATCGCTCGTGAAATCAAAGACCGTAAAGGTGAGGGTGCTGCTCTGGGAAATCTGGGAAGTGCTTACTATTCGCTGGGAGACTACGCCAAAGCCATTGAATACCAGCAGCAGAGATTGGCGATCGCCCGAGAAATTAAATACCGTTTAGGTGAGGGTGCTGCTCTGGGCAATCTGGGAAATGCTTACTATTCCCTGGGAGACTACGCTAAGGCGATTGAGTACCACCAGCAACACTTGGCGATCGCCCGAGAAATCAAATACCGTTTAGGTGAGGGTGCTGCTCTGGGCAATCTGGGAAATGCTTACAATTCCCTGGGAGACTACGTTAAGGCGATTGATTACCAGCAGCAGAGTTTGGACATCGCCCGAGAAATCAAAGACCGTTTAGGCGAGGGTCAATCTCTGGGCAATCTAGGAGCAGCTTACAATTCCCTGGGAGACTACGCTAAGGCGATTGAGTACCACGAGCAATACTTGGCGATCGCCCGAGAAATCAAATACCGTTTAGGTGAGGGTGGTGCTCTGAGCAATCTGGGAATTGCTTACTTTTCCCTGGGAAACTACACCAAAGCCATTGATTATCAACAGCAGAGATTGGCGATCGCCCGAGAAATCAAAGACCGTTTAGGCGAGGGTCAATCTCTGGGCAATCTGGGAAATGCTTACCATTCCCTGGGAGACTACGCTAAGGCGATTGAGTACCACGAGCAGAGTTTGGACATCGCCCGAGAAATCAAAGACCGTTTAGGCGAGGGTCAATCTCTGGGCAATCTGGGAAATGCTTACGATTCCCTGGGAGACTACGCTAAGGCGATTGAGTACCACGAGCAATACTTGGCGATCGCCCGAGAAATTAAATACCGTTTAGGTGAGGGTGCTGCTCTGGGCAATCTGGGAAATGCTTACTATTCCCTGGGAGACTACGCTAAGGCGATTGAGTACTACCAGAAAAGTTTGGCAATTGCCCGAGAAATCAAAGACCGCAAAGGCGAGGGTACATCTCTGGGCAATCTGGGAGGTGCTTACAATTCCCTGGGAGACTACGCTAAGGCGATTGAGTACCACGAGCAATACTTGGCGATCGCCCGAGAAATCAAATACCCTTTAGGTGAGCGTTATGCCCTGAGCAATCTAGGAATTACTTACTATTCTCTGGGAGACTACGCTAAGGCGATTGATTACCAACAGAAAACTTTGGCGATCGCCCGCGAAATCAAAGACCGTTTGGGCGAGGGTCAATCTCTGAACAATCTAGGACCAGCTTACCAAAAATCTGGCAATCTCCCGGAAGCAGAAAAAACCCTCCGCGCTGGGATTGAAGTTTGGGAATCTCTCAGGGGAAGATTGGGTAAGAATGATAGCTACAAAGTCTCAATTTTTGAACAACAAGCTCGCACTTACCGCATATTACAAGAAATTCTAATTGCTCAGAATAAAATCAAAGAAGCGTTAGAAATTTCTGAACGGGGACGTTCCAGGGCGTTTGTGGAATTATTGACTTCACGCTTGTCTGACAAAAATACAAGTCAAATCCCAGAAAAACCTACAGTAGCGCTGCTGCAACAAATTGCCAAACAACAAAATTCCACTCTCGTTGAATATTCAATTATTTATAATTACTTCAAAAATCAGGGTAAACAAGAAACTCAAGAATCAGAACTCTACATTTGGGTAATCAAACCCACAGGTGAAGTTACTTTCCGCAAAGCTGACTTGAAAACCCTGTGGCAAAAAGAAAACACAACTCTTGCAAAACTCGTTACTACCAGCCGCAATTCCATCGGTGCAAGAGGTACAGCTTTTCGCGGCATCGATGTAACTTACAACCCCAATGCACCCAAAGCAAAAAATAATTTAAAGCGTTTACACGAATTATTAATCAACCCCATCGGTGACTTATTACCCAAAAATTCTAGCGACAGAGTTATCTTCATTCCTCAAGGTGCATTATTCCTAGTCCCCTTCGCCGCATTACAAGACGCAGACGGGAAATACCTGATTGAAAAACACACTCTTCTCACATCACCATCAATTCAGGTTTTAGACTTAACCCGCAAACAGAAACAACAAACAGGCACAAAACCCATAGAAGGGAAAGATACGCTGATTGTAGGTAATCCGATAATGCCTTTTGTCGCCCCAAAAATCGGCGAAACTCCGCAACAATTAATTCCTTTACCTGGTGCAGAACAGGAAGCAAATGCCATTAGCAAATTACTCAAAACCGAACCTCTTATCGGCAAAAAAGCGACAGAAACAACTGTAGTGCAGCGTTTACCCAAAGCGCGATTTGTGCATTTAGCAACCCACGGTTTATTTGATGATATCCAAGGATTAAATAGCGGTATTGCTTTGACACCATCTGGTAAAGATGATGGTTTATTAACAGCCTCAGAAATCCTCGACCTGAAGCTAAATGCCGAATTAGTCGTATTAAGCGCTTGCGACACCGGACGCGGACGCCTAACTGGGGATGGGGTAATTGGTTTATCTCGTTCTTTAATTAGTGCTGGTGTACCCAGTGTCTTAGTATCCCTTTGGTCGGTTCCGGATGCGCCTACAGCCCTATTAATGACGGAATTTTATCAAAATATTCAAAAAACTCCTGACAAAGCCCAAGCACTACGGCAGGCGATGCTAACGACGATGAAAAATAACCCTAATCCCGTTGATTGGGCAGCTTTTACTCTCATTGGGGAAGCTGAGTAG